A single Eulemur rufifrons isolate Redbay chromosome 9, OSU_ERuf_1, whole genome shotgun sequence DNA region contains:
- the G6PC3 gene encoding glucose-6-phosphatase 3 isoform X1: MESTLGAGIAIAEALQNQLPWLENVWLWVTFLGDPKILFLFYFPVAYYASRRVGIAVLWISLITEWLNLVFKWFLFGDRPFWWVHESGYYSQAPVQVHQFPSSCETGPGSPSGHCMITGAALWPIMTALSSQVATRTRSRWVRMIPSLAYCTFLLAVGLSRVFILAHFPHQVLAGLITGAVLGWLMAPRVPMERELSFYGLTALALMLGASLIYWTLVTLGLDVSWSISLASKWCERPEWVHMDSRPFASLSRDSGAALGLGIALHSPFYAQVRRAQLGNGQKIACFVLAMGLLGLLDWLGQPSQISLFYIFNFLKYTLWPCLVLALVPWVVHMFSAQEIPPIRSS, translated from the exons ATGGAGTCCACGCTGGGTGCGGGCATCGCGATAGCCGAGGCGCTGCAGAACCAGCTACCCTGGCTGGAGAACGTGTGGCTCTGGGTCACCTTTCTGGGCGATCCCAAGATCCTCTTTCTGTTCTACTTCCCCGTGGCCTACTACGCCTCTCGCCGCGTGGGCATCGCGGTGCTCTGGATCAGCCTCATCACCGAGTGGCTCAACCTGGTCTTCAAGTG GTTTCTGTTTGGAGACAGGCCTTTTTGGTGGGTCCATGAGTCTGGGTACTACAGCCAGGCTCCAGTCCAGGTTCACCAGTTCCCCTCTTCTTGTGAAACTGGTCCAG GCAGCCCTTCCGGACACTGCATGATAACAGGAGCAGCCCTCTGGCCCATAATGACGGCCCTCTCTTCCCAGGTGGCCACTCGGACCCGCAG CCGCTGGGTAAGGATGATACCTAGCCTGGCTTATTGCACCTTCCTGTTGGCTGTCGGCCTGTCCCGAGTCTTCATCTTGGCACATTTCCCTCACCAGGTGTTGGCTGGCCTAATAACTG GTGCTGTCCTGGGCTGGCTGATGGCTCCCCGGGTGCCCATGGAGCGGGAGCTAAGCTTCTATGGGTTGACCGCACTGGCCCTCATGCTGGGCGCCAGCCTCATCTATTGGACCCTCGTTACGCTGGGCCTGGATGTTTCTTG GTCCATCAGCCTAGCCTCCAAGTGGTGTGAGCGGCCCGAGTGGGTACATATGGATAGCCGGCCCTTTGCCTCCCTGAGCCGCGACTCGGGGGCTGCCCTGGGTTTGGGCATCGCCCTGCACTCTCCCTTTTATGCCCAGGTACGGCGGGCACAGTTGGGAAATGGCCAAAAGATAGCCTGCTTTGTGCTGGCTATGGGACTGCTGGGCCTCCTGGACTGGCTGGGCCAGCCCTCTCAGATCAGCCTCTTCTACATcttcaatttccttaagtacacCCTCTGGCCATGCCTCGTCCTGGCCCTTGTGCCCTGGGTGGTACACATGTTCAGTGCCCAGGAAATACCACCCATCCGCTCTTCCTGA
- the G6PC3 gene encoding glucose-6-phosphatase 3 isoform X3 produces the protein MESTLGAGIAIAEALQNQLPWLENVWLWVTFLGDPKILFLFYFPVAYYASRRVGIAVLWISLITEWLNLVFKWFLFGDRPFWWVHESGYYSQAPVQVHQFPSSCETGPGSPSGHCMITGAALWPIMTALSSQVATRTRRCCPGLADGSPGAHGAGAKLLWVDRTGPHAGRQPHLLDPRYAGPGCFLVHQPSLQVV, from the exons ATGGAGTCCACGCTGGGTGCGGGCATCGCGATAGCCGAGGCGCTGCAGAACCAGCTACCCTGGCTGGAGAACGTGTGGCTCTGGGTCACCTTTCTGGGCGATCCCAAGATCCTCTTTCTGTTCTACTTCCCCGTGGCCTACTACGCCTCTCGCCGCGTGGGCATCGCGGTGCTCTGGATCAGCCTCATCACCGAGTGGCTCAACCTGGTCTTCAAGTG GTTTCTGTTTGGAGACAGGCCTTTTTGGTGGGTCCATGAGTCTGGGTACTACAGCCAGGCTCCAGTCCAGGTTCACCAGTTCCCCTCTTCTTGTGAAACTGGTCCAG GCAGCCCTTCCGGACACTGCATGATAACAGGAGCAGCCCTCTGGCCCATAATGACGGCCCTCTCTTCCCAGGTGGCCACTCGGACCCGCAG GTGCTGTCCTGGGCTGGCTGATGGCTCCCCGGGTGCCCATGGAGCGGGAGCTAAGCTTCTATGGGTTGACCGCACTGGCCCTCATGCTGGGCGCCAGCCTCATCTATTGGACCCTCGTTACGCTGGGCCTGGATGTTTCTTG GTCCATCAGCCTAGCCTCCAAGTGGTGTGA
- the G6PC3 gene encoding glucose-6-phosphatase 3 isoform X2 has product MITGAALWPIMTALSSQVATRTRSRWVRMIPSLAYCTFLLAVGLSRVFILAHFPHQVLAGLITGAVLGWLMAPRVPMERELSFYGLTALALMLGASLIYWTLVTLGLDVSWSISLASKWCERPEWVHMDSRPFASLSRDSGAALGLGIALHSPFYAQVRRAQLGNGQKIACFVLAMGLLGLLDWLGQPSQISLFYIFNFLKYTLWPCLVLALVPWVVHMFSAQEIPPIRSS; this is encoded by the exons ATGATAACAGGAGCAGCCCTCTGGCCCATAATGACGGCCCTCTCTTCCCAGGTGGCCACTCGGACCCGCAG CCGCTGGGTAAGGATGATACCTAGCCTGGCTTATTGCACCTTCCTGTTGGCTGTCGGCCTGTCCCGAGTCTTCATCTTGGCACATTTCCCTCACCAGGTGTTGGCTGGCCTAATAACTG GTGCTGTCCTGGGCTGGCTGATGGCTCCCCGGGTGCCCATGGAGCGGGAGCTAAGCTTCTATGGGTTGACCGCACTGGCCCTCATGCTGGGCGCCAGCCTCATCTATTGGACCCTCGTTACGCTGGGCCTGGATGTTTCTTG GTCCATCAGCCTAGCCTCCAAGTGGTGTGAGCGGCCCGAGTGGGTACATATGGATAGCCGGCCCTTTGCCTCCCTGAGCCGCGACTCGGGGGCTGCCCTGGGTTTGGGCATCGCCCTGCACTCTCCCTTTTATGCCCAGGTACGGCGGGCACAGTTGGGAAATGGCCAAAAGATAGCCTGCTTTGTGCTGGCTATGGGACTGCTGGGCCTCCTGGACTGGCTGGGCCAGCCCTCTCAGATCAGCCTCTTCTACATcttcaatttccttaagtacacCCTCTGGCCATGCCTCGTCCTGGCCCTTGTGCCCTGGGTGGTACACATGTTCAGTGCCCAGGAAATACCACCCATCCGCTCTTCCTGA